A stretch of Mytilus edulis chromosome 11, xbMytEdul2.2, whole genome shotgun sequence DNA encodes these proteins:
- the LOC139494798 gene encoding uncharacterized protein encodes MIGQTSPTENLVVKNVLEGAKRRLATRIEKKEPVTPEILSKMYSSSFKEYNVMSQRFICACLLAYSGFLRVSELLNIRRCDIIFELGYISIFIPKSKTHIYRDGNSVVIACMDSDMCPVKNLKLYLLWADISPESEEFIFRNLTKFKDRYVLRKENKPLSYTRMKELFIEAFQPFVSDIKKYGLHSLRSGGATTCANLGISDRLFKRHDRWRSETAKDGYIKDSLKDRLIVSENLGL; translated from the coding sequence ATGATTGGTCAAACGTCTCCTACCGAAAATTTagttgtgaaaaatgttttagAAGGTGCAAAACGCCGATTAGCTACTCGAATTGAGAAAAAGGAACCAGTTACTCCTGAGATTCTATCTAAAATGTATAGTTCGTCATTTAAGGAATATAATGTTATGTCACAGCGTTTTATATGTGCGTGTTTACTGGCTTACTCAGGTTTTTTGAGAGTGTCCGAGCTATTAAATATACGGAGATGTGATATCATTTTTGAATTAggttatatatctatatttattccGAAAAGTAAAACTCATATTTATCGTGATGGCAATTCTGTAGTTATAGCCTGTATGGATTCAGATATGTGTCCAGTTAagaatttaaagttatatttgtTGTGGGCTGATATTTCGCCGGAATCAgaagaatttatttttagaaatttaacaaaattcaagGATAGATATGTTCTTCGGAAGGAAAATAAACCACTGTCTTATACACGTATGAAGGAATTATTTATTGAAGCTTTTCAACCATTTGTGTCAGATATTAAGAAATATGGATTGCACAGTTTACGTTCTGGCGGAGCTACAACTTGCGCTAACTTAGGTATTTCCGATCGATTGTTTAAAAGACATGACAGATGGCGTTCAGAGACGGCCAAGGACGGTTATATTAAAGATTCTTTAAAAGACAGATTAATTGTTTCTGAAAATTTAGGTTTATAA